The following coding sequences are from one Streptomyces angustmyceticus window:
- a CDS encoding 4'-phosphopantetheinyl transferase family protein: MMQQILPSAVACVDTTADVLDAPTAPEEAAALEACTEPRRREFTTTRHCARRAMAALGVPPAGIPSGPKGEPRWPAGVIGSMTHCEGYRAAALSRTTDLHAVGIDAEPHRPLPPGVLDSISVPSEREHLRSLEREFPEVHWGTVMFSAKETVYKVFNPLTGRWLGFRDARMTFDPAAGTFRARLLVPGPDVDGRRPAWLTGHWALRGGLVLTALALRRGRAAR, from the coding sequence ATGATGCAGCAGATCCTGCCCTCGGCCGTCGCCTGCGTGGACACCACCGCGGACGTGCTGGACGCCCCGACGGCTCCCGAGGAGGCGGCCGCCCTGGAGGCGTGCACCGAGCCGCGCCGGCGGGAGTTCACCACCACCCGGCACTGCGCGCGGCGGGCGATGGCCGCGCTCGGCGTGCCGCCGGCCGGCATCCCGTCGGGCCCCAAAGGCGAACCGCGCTGGCCCGCCGGGGTCATCGGCAGCATGACGCACTGCGAGGGCTACCGCGCGGCGGCGCTCTCGCGCACCACCGACCTGCATGCCGTGGGCATCGACGCGGAGCCGCACCGGCCGCTGCCCCCGGGCGTCCTCGACAGCATCTCGGTGCCCTCGGAGCGGGAGCATCTCCGGTCCCTGGAGCGGGAGTTCCCCGAGGTCCACTGGGGGACGGTGATGTTCAGCGCGAAGGAGACGGTCTACAAGGTGTTCAACCCGCTCACCGGCCGCTGGCTCGGTTTCCGGGACGCCCGGATGACGTTCGATCCGGCCGCGGGCACGTTCCGGGCCCGGCTGCTGGTGCCGGGCCCGGACGTGGACGGCAGGCGGCCGGCCTGGCTCACCGGCCACTGGGCGCTCCGCGGGGGGCTGGTCCTCACCGCTCTCGCGCTGCGACGGGGCCGCGCCGCGCGCTGA
- a CDS encoding sensor histidine kinase, with translation MSESRLRTSEDLVIAQYRERLRAINSPLALSAEAWAQCELQARRIYRDCTRSYTAGKPLVSDTHIAEVVDLGGERVRQGVHLTHSVRAGVLLFDLVLDQVVEWTEADGAPWSAYAAAVRSLQHSVGRRLEAGSIGYDSFMLARVREVHKQGHRKLAREIHDQIGNSLSLAMRQIELYELELRDRGADVPKHVRAAREAVLETLASTRELVTELRRPTVAGSLETALNHFVMSMGDARTPVQLWVRGLDEWIPTAVSEELFLMVRECLRNVYRHAEAGNVVVHIDIAPHEIQTEVIDDGLGFDLASVHAGGRSNGLTGLEERAELLDGTLNIDSSPGRGTHVTIWIPIKEDPASPPPAPGRAPETEGRR, from the coding sequence ATGTCCGAAAGTCGTTTACGGACCTCCGAGGACCTGGTCATCGCCCAGTACCGCGAACGGCTCCGCGCCATCAACAGCCCGCTCGCCCTGAGCGCCGAGGCCTGGGCCCAGTGCGAGCTCCAGGCCCGCCGCATCTACCGGGACTGCACCCGCAGTTACACGGCCGGAAAGCCGCTCGTCTCCGACACCCACATCGCCGAGGTGGTCGACCTCGGCGGGGAGCGGGTACGCCAAGGCGTCCATCTCACCCACTCGGTGCGGGCCGGCGTGCTCCTCTTCGACCTCGTCCTGGACCAGGTCGTCGAGTGGACCGAAGCCGACGGGGCACCCTGGAGCGCCTACGCCGCGGCCGTGCGCTCGCTCCAGCACAGCGTCGGCCGCCGCCTGGAGGCGGGCTCCATCGGCTATGACTCCTTCATGCTGGCCAGGGTCCGGGAGGTGCACAAACAGGGGCACCGCAAGCTCGCCCGCGAGATCCACGACCAGATCGGCAACTCCCTGAGCCTGGCGATGCGCCAGATCGAGCTGTACGAACTGGAGTTGCGCGACCGCGGCGCGGACGTGCCCAAGCACGTACGGGCCGCGCGGGAAGCCGTGCTGGAGACCCTCGCGAGCACCCGGGAGCTGGTCACCGAGCTGCGCAGGCCGACCGTGGCCGGCTCGCTGGAGACCGCCCTGAACCACTTCGTCATGTCCATGGGCGACGCCCGTACCCCGGTCCAGCTGTGGGTCCGCGGGCTGGACGAGTGGATCCCGACGGCGGTGTCCGAGGAACTCTTCCTCATGGTCCGCGAGTGCCTGCGCAACGTCTACCGCCACGCGGAGGCGGGCAATGTCGTCGTCCACATCGACATCGCCCCGCACGAGATCCAGACCGAGGTCATCGACGACGGCCTCGGCTTCGACCTCGCCTCGGTGCACGCCGGCGGCCGCTCCAACGGGCTGACCGGCCTGGAGGAGCGCGCCGAACTCCTGGACGGCACCCTCAACATCGACTCCTCCCCCGGCCGGGGCACCCACGTCACGATCTGGATCCCGATCAAGGAGGACCCCGCGTCCCCGCCGCCGGCGCCGGGCCGGGCACCGGAGACAGAGGGACGCCGATGA
- a CDS encoding response regulator transcription factor translates to MLRHSAAPPDSAAPPAVFLAIPNELQRFGMVGMLRSVESAGHCTAHATLADAVAAVRDPRGSILLTTPDAVDPAGEVALRRAAHGGLRILLLLPDAEDATLGQAGILPGASLLVCDDLSTRTLTESLAATAAGETYVPAALTHTLLRRAGHGEVRAGGAPRLTPRERETLVLLVDGYSNKQIARRLRISEHGAKRLVANILAKLNCPNRTLAAARALREGLCAERTGPSTAFPHTGPVPVPDTVAGW, encoded by the coding sequence ATGTTGCGACACAGCGCGGCGCCGCCCGATTCCGCCGCACCGCCGGCGGTCTTCCTCGCGATACCCAACGAACTGCAGCGCTTCGGCATGGTGGGCATGCTCCGGTCCGTGGAGTCGGCCGGCCACTGCACCGCCCACGCGACGCTCGCCGACGCCGTCGCCGCCGTACGCGATCCGCGCGGCAGCATCCTGCTGACCACTCCGGACGCCGTCGACCCGGCCGGTGAAGTCGCCCTGCGCCGGGCCGCGCACGGCGGCCTGCGGATCCTGCTCCTGCTGCCGGACGCCGAGGACGCGACGCTCGGGCAGGCCGGCATCCTGCCGGGCGCGTCCCTGCTGGTCTGCGACGACCTGAGCACCAGGACCCTCACGGAGAGCCTGGCCGCCACGGCCGCCGGGGAGACCTACGTCCCCGCCGCCCTCACCCACACCCTGCTGCGCCGGGCCGGCCACGGCGAGGTCCGCGCCGGTGGCGCGCCCCGGCTGACGCCCCGTGAACGCGAGACGCTGGTCCTGCTCGTCGACGGCTACAGCAACAAGCAGATCGCCCGCCGGCTGCGGATCTCCGAACACGGCGCCAAGCGCCTGGTGGCCAACATCCTCGCCAAGCTCAACTGCCCCAACCGCACCCTGGCGGCCGCGCGCGCCCTCCGCGAAGGGCTGTGCGCCGAACGGACCGGGCCCTCCACCGCCTTCCCCCACACCGGGCCCGTCCCGGTGCCCGACACAGTTGCAGGATGGTGA
- a CDS encoding response regulator, with product MTAAPVRILVADDHTLLREALCDLLRSEPSFDIVGQAGNGEDAIRMAAELRPEVVLLDIEMPRNDPPVTVRRLLERDPGLHIIVLSMYDGQHLVQELLALGIRGYLHKSTGRDTLVTAIRDCVLSSRNTVTVSISPDSLRARAPEPEGTDRLSEREAEVLALVAQAMSNRQIAARLGIAEGTVKRHMRNIFSKLDAVSRIDAVNKATGLGMLPRRHSGPSSLARFPARQVF from the coding sequence ATGACCGCCGCCCCGGTACGGATACTCGTCGCGGACGACCACACCCTGCTCCGCGAGGCGCTGTGCGACCTGCTGCGGTCCGAGCCCAGCTTCGACATCGTCGGGCAGGCGGGCAACGGCGAGGACGCCATCCGGATGGCCGCGGAGCTGCGGCCCGAAGTGGTCCTCCTCGACATCGAGATGCCGCGCAACGACCCGCCCGTGACCGTACGCCGCCTCCTGGAGCGCGATCCGGGCCTGCACATCATCGTGCTGAGCATGTACGACGGACAGCACCTCGTACAGGAGTTGCTCGCGCTCGGCATCCGCGGCTACCTGCACAAGAGCACCGGGCGCGACACGCTCGTGACGGCCATCCGGGACTGTGTGCTCAGCAGCCGCAACACCGTCACGGTCTCCATCTCGCCGGACAGTCTGCGCGCCCGGGCTCCCGAACCCGAGGGCACCGACCGGCTGTCCGAGCGCGAGGCCGAGGTGCTGGCGCTGGTGGCCCAGGCGATGAGCAACCGGCAGATCGCGGCCCGGCTGGGCATCGCCGAGGGGACGGTCAAGCGCCATATGCGCAACATCTTCAGCAAGCTCGACGCCGTCTCCCGGATCGACGCCGTCAACAAGGCCACCGGCCTCGGCATGCTGCCGCGCCGGCACAGCGGGCCGTCCTCCCTGGCACGCTTCCCCGCGCGCCAGGTCTTCTGA
- a CDS encoding TetR/AcrR family transcriptional regulator — protein sequence MTQDTTQTKARLLAAAKKEFAAHGIAGARVDRIAELAGVNKERIYGYFGNKQKLFDLVVAGALDELAEAVPLEPGDDPAEYVGRVYDFHSAHPELVRLFLWEGLHYRDDVLPNEVQRAGHYERKVQALAATFGTEDAPKVAACLLSLIGLAAWPNAVPQMARLILGDTAAGADLRTQVVEFARQAVAGSFPSTVGA from the coding sequence ATGACCCAGGACACGACCCAGACCAAGGCCCGGCTCCTCGCCGCCGCCAAGAAGGAATTCGCAGCTCACGGCATCGCGGGCGCCCGGGTGGACCGCATCGCCGAGCTGGCGGGCGTGAACAAGGAGCGCATCTACGGCTACTTCGGGAACAAGCAGAAGCTCTTCGACCTGGTGGTGGCCGGTGCCCTGGACGAGCTGGCCGAGGCCGTACCGCTGGAGCCCGGCGACGACCCCGCCGAGTACGTGGGCCGGGTCTACGACTTCCACAGCGCCCACCCGGAGCTGGTGCGCCTGTTCCTCTGGGAGGGGCTGCACTACCGGGACGACGTGCTGCCCAACGAGGTCCAGCGCGCCGGCCACTACGAACGCAAGGTGCAGGCCCTCGCCGCGACCTTCGGCACCGAGGACGCCCCGAAGGTGGCCGCCTGCCTGCTGAGCCTGATCGGGCTCGCCGCCTGGCCGAACGCGGTGCCGCAGATGGCCCGGCTGATCCTCGGCGACACCGCGGCGGGGGCCGATCTGCGCACCCAGGTGGTCGAGTTCGCCCGCCAGGCCGTCGCGGGCTCCTTCCCGTCCACCGTGGGGGCCTGA
- a CDS encoding UbiA family prenyltransferase — MGDYLAHIPRNTSLVRATGAVRAVRLFLEECRPCVQIIFFLRFLAGALTTTAHRPAGWGHQLAGPGVSWVLASLFAYGINGVSDVSEDRVNATGRPIARGELSPRTAATLTWLAAAGSVITALACGDALFTGLVLVYLVIGYAYSAAPFPLKCSALGASGAVLAMGLLTYAAGWQATGGGTPSGATVALAVTMSLWMAVVGAVTKDFSHAAGDAAAGRRTSVTAWGPSAARLVAAAGAPAVAAGFLLAGLPWPVLRVPSLVLLGGAVTVAVLCWTTRRDPARGRTPYRAFMVSQHLVHGALFLQLAL, encoded by the coding sequence ATGGGGGATTACTTAGCGCACATACCGAGAAACACCTCGTTAGTCCGCGCGACGGGCGCGGTGCGGGCCGTCCGCCTCTTCCTGGAGGAGTGCCGCCCGTGCGTACAGATCATCTTCTTCCTGCGGTTCCTGGCCGGGGCCCTCACCACGACGGCGCACCGCCCTGCGGGGTGGGGTCACCAGCTGGCCGGTCCGGGGGTCTCGTGGGTGCTGGCCTCGCTGTTCGCGTACGGCATCAACGGCGTCTCGGACGTGTCGGAGGACCGGGTCAACGCCACCGGCCGGCCGATCGCCCGCGGGGAGCTGTCGCCGCGGACCGCGGCCACCCTGACCTGGCTGGCCGCGGCCGGCTCCGTGATCACGGCCCTGGCCTGCGGTGACGCGCTGTTCACCGGGCTCGTCCTGGTCTATCTGGTGATCGGCTACGCCTACTCCGCGGCCCCGTTCCCGCTCAAGTGCAGCGCCCTGGGCGCCTCCGGGGCGGTGCTGGCGATGGGGCTGCTGACGTACGCGGCGGGCTGGCAGGCCACCGGCGGGGGCACGCCGTCCGGGGCGACCGTCGCGCTCGCGGTGACCATGTCGCTGTGGATGGCCGTGGTCGGCGCGGTGACCAAGGACTTCTCGCACGCCGCGGGGGACGCCGCGGCCGGCCGCCGTACGTCCGTCACCGCCTGGGGGCCGTCGGCCGCGCGGCTGGTCGCCGCGGCCGGAGCGCCGGCCGTCGCGGCCGGGTTCCTGCTCGCGGGGCTGCCGTGGCCGGTGCTGCGGGTGCCGTCGCTGGTGCTGCTCGGCGGGGCCGTGACCGTGGCGGTGCTGTGCTGGACGACCCGGCGCGATCCGGCACGCGGCCGGACGCCGTACCGCGCCTTCATGGTGTCCCAACACCTGGTGCACGGGGCGCTGTTCCTGCAGCTCGCCCTCTGA
- a CDS encoding HAD family hydrolase, with amino-acid sequence MVNVPMGTHARAAFFDVDETLLNTKSMFHFLRFWMARQGDDGSAYDAVMAEVNSQAASGVPRTEINRRYYRRFAGVDHAELTRAGRDWYDAYRREGSAVVVAAWAAARRHALAGDLVALVSGSFRALLEPLAGDLGADLILCSEPLVGEDGRLTGEIRRPMIGAIKADAVRETLAARGLSAEECSCYGDHASDLDMLQVVGDPVIVGADPVLLERAQALDWAVLSAAAGPLRARTPGAVRISARRGPVAARER; translated from the coding sequence ATGGTGAATGTCCCCATGGGCACCCACGCACGAGCGGCGTTCTTCGATGTCGACGAGACGCTGCTCAACACCAAGAGCATGTTCCACTTCCTGCGCTTCTGGATGGCGCGCCAGGGCGACGACGGCAGCGCGTACGACGCCGTCATGGCCGAGGTGAACTCCCAGGCGGCGTCCGGCGTTCCCCGTACGGAGATCAACCGCCGCTACTACCGGCGCTTCGCCGGGGTCGACCACGCCGAGCTGACGCGGGCCGGCCGCGACTGGTACGACGCCTACCGGCGCGAGGGCTCGGCCGTCGTGGTCGCCGCCTGGGCCGCCGCGCGGCGGCACGCCCTGGCCGGCGACCTGGTGGCGCTGGTGTCCGGATCGTTCCGGGCGCTGCTGGAACCGCTCGCCGGCGACCTCGGGGCGGACCTCATCCTCTGCTCCGAGCCGCTGGTGGGCGAGGACGGCCGACTCACCGGCGAGATCCGGCGCCCGATGATCGGGGCGATCAAGGCGGACGCGGTCCGCGAAACGCTCGCCGCGCGGGGCCTGTCGGCCGAGGAGTGCTCCTGCTACGGCGACCACGCCAGCGACCTCGACATGCTCCAGGTCGTCGGGGACCCGGTCATCGTCGGCGCCGACCCCGTCCTGCTGGAACGCGCACAGGCCCTGGACTGGGCGGTGCTCTCGGCGGCCGCCGGCCCGCTGCGGGCCCGTACCCCGGGCGCCGTACGGATCAGCGCGCGGCGCGGCCCCGTCGCAGCGCGAGAGCGGTGA